From one Lycium ferocissimum isolate CSIRO_LF1 chromosome 7, AGI_CSIRO_Lferr_CH_V1, whole genome shotgun sequence genomic stretch:
- the LOC132064300 gene encoding bidirectional sugar transporter SWEET17-like, giving the protein MENLPFIIGVIGNIISVFMFLSPVETFRRIVKNRSTEDFDSLPYICTLLNSSLWTYYGLIRPGSYLVSTVNGFGVIVEIIYVALFLQFAHSQMRNKTAILAGVLNVTILGITLLLAQFLLHGEMRINVIGFMATGLNIIMYSSPLGVMKTVVTTKSVEYMPFLLSFFLFLNGGVWALYALLVDDWFLGVPNGMGWFLGAVQLVIYAIYRNSNSSKQIAQDLEQGDQTECLLPPSSSSSAQE; this is encoded by the exons ATGGAAAATCTTCCTTTCATCATTGGAGTCATTG GCAACATCATTTCAGTTTTCATGTTTCTCTCGCCAGT TGAGACATTCAGAAGAATTGTAAAGAATCGATCAACTGAGGATTTTGATAGCCTTCCATACATTTGTACATTGCTTAATTCGTCTTTGTGGACTTACTATGGACTTATAAGGCCAGGCAGCTATCTTGTCTCCACTGTCAATGGTTTTGGAGTCATCGTTGAGATTATCTACGTTGCTTTGTTCCTTCAATTTGCTCATTCACAAATGAGA AATAAGACTGCCATCCTAGCAGGGGTTCTGAATGTGACCATTTTAGGAATAACTCTATTGTTGGCGCAGTTTCTTTTACATGGAGAGATGAGAATTAACGTTATTGGTTTCATGGCCACAGGTTTAAACATCATCATGTATAGTTCCCCTCTTGGTGTTATG AAAACTGTGGTAACGACTAAGAGCGTGGAGTATATGCCATTTCTTCTCtcgtttttccttttcttaaatGGTGGCGTATGGGCTTTGTACGCATTGCTTGTAGATGATTGGTTTCTTGGA GTACCAAATGGCATGGGATGGTTTCTGGGAGCAGTGCAGCTGGTTATATACGCCATTTACAGGAACTCTAATTCATCAAAACAAATCGCTCAAGATTTAGAACAAGGAGACCAAACAGAATGCCTGCTGCCACCTTCTTCTTCCAGCTCAGCTCAAGAGTAA